A window of Mucilaginibacter paludis DSM 18603 contains these coding sequences:
- a CDS encoding IS4 family transposase, whose translation MSSELFEPTVLDGLARKTEAIQRKRKVGGKELLDMALFDGDQSFNGMSMQLMRRDGLDISKQALHQRHHSNMTKFVQAVFEQLIAVELPQEQTQGLEIRIKDSTRFALPEVIAETFPGTKGSGMKAGASVQFEFEIKSGKSDIKVTPANANDQGESHLDKASIQPGVLYMRDLGYTHLSYMNNINKVKAFFINKLCPKTTIYLLKDDQYQKLELSKLQGITGVFDQQVYIGADKMPVRIIIEPVSEELKARRIANTEKYNKKKGSTTSKGFKERAGFNFIVTNLVSEKYSAELIQKLYHLRWQIELVFKAWKSFLKIHTFPKGSSDRITSILYSKLIWAVLSWKICMAIGKIGQISVLKVHRLIASTKEELRAQLLGICSKWLALLEKLNLKHLSKEHRKHRLKIEEIVISI comes from the coding sequence ATGAGTTCGGAACTATTTGAACCAACGGTGTTAGATGGCCTGGCCCGTAAAACAGAGGCTATACAACGCAAACGAAAAGTGGGAGGCAAGGAACTATTGGATATGGCGTTATTTGATGGAGATCAATCGTTTAACGGCATGAGTATGCAGTTAATGCGGAGGGATGGGCTTGATATTTCGAAGCAGGCATTGCATCAAAGACATCACAGCAATATGACAAAGTTTGTACAAGCCGTTTTTGAGCAATTAATAGCAGTTGAGTTACCGCAAGAGCAAACACAGGGCTTGGAGATCCGTATCAAAGATTCTACCCGTTTCGCGTTGCCGGAAGTTATTGCAGAGACATTCCCCGGAACAAAAGGAAGTGGGATGAAAGCGGGAGCATCTGTACAATTTGAATTTGAAATCAAAAGTGGTAAAAGCGATATCAAAGTAACTCCGGCCAACGCAAATGACCAGGGTGAGAGTCATCTGGACAAGGCATCAATTCAGCCGGGGGTATTATATATGAGAGATCTGGGTTACACTCACTTGAGTTATATGAACAATATTAACAAAGTCAAAGCTTTCTTTATTAATAAATTATGTCCGAAAACAACGATTTATCTATTAAAGGACGACCAATACCAAAAGTTAGAGTTGTCGAAACTACAAGGCATAACCGGCGTATTTGATCAACAGGTATATATCGGAGCTGATAAGATGCCGGTAAGGATAATAATAGAACCGGTAAGTGAAGAGCTCAAGGCAAGGCGGATAGCCAATACTGAAAAGTACAATAAAAAGAAAGGCAGTACCACCAGTAAGGGATTCAAAGAGCGGGCAGGGTTTAACTTTATTGTTACCAACCTGGTGAGCGAAAAATATAGCGCTGAATTGATCCAAAAGTTATATCACCTGCGATGGCAGATAGAATTGGTTTTTAAAGCATGGAAGTCGTTTTTAAAGATACACACGTTCCCCAAAGGAAGTTCGGATCGTATAACCAGTATATTATACAGTAAGTTGATCTGGGCAGTTTTGAGTTGGAAAATATGCATGGCTATCGGTAAGATAGGTCAAATTAGTGTTTTAAAGGTGCATCGACTAATCGCTTCTACGAAAGAAGAATTGCGAGCGCAGCTTTTAGGGATATGCTCAAAGTGGTTAGCTCTGTTGGAGAAATTAAACTTAAAGCACCTTTCAAAAGAGCACAGAAAACATAGGTTAAAAATAGAAGAAATTGTAATAAGTATTTGA
- a CDS encoding cation diffusion facilitator family transporter translates to MKSRTFLYVSLGVDIIIAASKFIAAMITGSSSMISEGIHSVIDAFSQLMLIWGVRSSRKSPDDERPFGYGRELYFWSFMVSLVIFILGGCISFYQGVLRLRRPEISGSPTLTYIILGIAFLFTCVSLYTALKEFNKQRGHTSFFKAVTESKDPPTFIVLLGDVGDLFGLVIAFGGVYLGRLFHSPYCDGGASMLIGIIMIVISLLLVRESKSLLMGEPTSKKNMRTIVALTEADEAVIKVKKHFSTYMGPEEVLMQLNTIFKPDLNTGQITDAIERISKNIQSQFPRIKQIFIEPVR, encoded by the coding sequence ATGAAATCGAGAACGTTTCTTTACGTTTCATTAGGTGTAGATATTATAATAGCCGCCTCAAAGTTTATAGCGGCTATGATAACAGGAAGTTCATCTATGATTTCGGAAGGGATCCACTCGGTTATCGATGCCTTCAGTCAACTCATGTTGATATGGGGCGTACGGTCAAGCCGGAAATCGCCAGACGATGAAAGGCCCTTTGGTTATGGCAGGGAGTTGTATTTCTGGTCGTTTATGGTATCGCTGGTGATATTTATTTTAGGAGGCTGTATATCGTTTTATCAAGGTGTGCTGCGATTGAGGCGTCCGGAAATCAGCGGAAGCCCTACACTTACTTACATTATCCTGGGCATTGCCTTTCTATTTACTTGCGTGTCGTTATACACCGCTTTAAAGGAATTCAACAAACAGCGTGGCCATACATCATTTTTTAAGGCGGTAACCGAAAGTAAAGACCCGCCCACTTTTATTGTATTATTAGGCGATGTGGGTGATCTGTTTGGCCTGGTGATAGCTTTTGGTGGGGTATACCTGGGGCGCTTGTTTCATAGTCCATACTGTGATGGCGGGGCATCGATGCTGATCGGGATCATTATGATTGTGATATCTTTGTTGCTGGTGCGCGAAAGCAAGAGTTTGTTGATGGGGGAACCTACCAGTAAAAAAAATATGCGTACAATAGTGGCGCTAACGGAAGCCGATGAAGCTGTGATTAAGGTGAAAAAACATTTCTCTACTTATATGGGCCCCGAAGAGGTATTAATGCAGCTCAATACCATTTTTAAGCCCGACCTGAACACCGGGCAGATTACCGATGCCATAGAACGTATTAGCAAAAATATCCAGTCGCAGTTTCCACGCATCAAACAAATTTTTATTGAACCGGTAAGGTGA
- a CDS encoding putative quinol monooxygenase — MIKLGLLITLEAKPGKEAEVEAFLKSALPLAQNEPDTINWYATKINANTFGIFDTFIDEQGRQAHLKGPIAAALMAKANDLLIKPPLIEPIDLLVSK; from the coding sequence ATGATCAAGTTAGGATTATTAATTACCCTGGAAGCCAAACCCGGGAAGGAAGCCGAGGTAGAAGCCTTTTTAAAAAGCGCACTCCCTTTAGCCCAAAACGAGCCCGATACCATTAACTGGTACGCCACCAAAATCAACGCCAACACCTTTGGTATATTCGATACCTTTATTGACGAACAGGGCAGGCAGGCTCACTTAAAAGGCCCTATTGCAGCCGCTTTGATGGCCAAAGCAAACGACTTGCTAATTAAGCCCCCGCTTATTGAACCAATTGACCTACTGGTTTCAAAATAA
- a CDS encoding APC family permease produces the protein MPAANPSLKKLRLIPLAAVIFFTVSGGPYGLEPLLTYGGKNGALLLLLITPLLWDIPTIFTVLELNSMMPVTGGYYQWVKRALGLRMALYEGWWTWLYTFVDLAIYPVLFITYATYFFPAAATYKIPICLFIIWLSAIINILGIVPVGRVSLLLSALVIMPFLLLCIVGFTRHAGTFHIPAMSLKGVSFSSIGMGLYTVMWNFLGWDNATTYAEEVKNPIKTYLASTGIAFLAVIIIYSFTVLTAVQSGMDLKAITANGFPALGAYLGGNWLGGLLAAGGMACTLGLYSAVLLSVSRVPKVMADDGLMPKRLEALHLRYQSPYVSIIVCSIVVSLMIILSFTDLLIIDVTLYGAGLSLEFISLIVLRIKAPNEHRPFKIPFKVPGLCLMILLPVAVYGIAVAGAFSESEETLRPLLFAFGIMLSAEVLWRIIVWKKPELKAVARNQV, from the coding sequence ATGCCCGCTGCCAATCCATCCTTAAAAAAACTCAGGCTCATACCCCTTGCAGCTGTTATTTTCTTTACAGTATCCGGGGGTCCATACGGCCTTGAGCCCTTGTTAACCTACGGAGGCAAAAACGGGGCCCTGTTGCTACTGCTGATTACGCCGCTGCTATGGGACATTCCCACCATATTTACCGTGTTGGAACTCAACAGCATGATGCCCGTTACCGGCGGCTATTACCAGTGGGTTAAACGCGCACTGGGCTTACGCATGGCCCTTTACGAAGGCTGGTGGACCTGGCTCTACACTTTTGTCGATCTGGCCATTTACCCGGTTTTATTTATCACCTATGCTACCTATTTTTTCCCGGCGGCGGCAACTTATAAAATTCCCATTTGTTTGTTCATCATCTGGTTGTCGGCAATTATTAACATCCTGGGAATAGTGCCGGTTGGGCGCGTTTCGTTATTATTGAGCGCATTGGTTATAATGCCGTTTTTGTTGCTTTGTATTGTGGGTTTTACGCGTCATGCAGGTACGTTTCATATACCAGCTATGTCGCTGAAAGGTGTGAGCTTTTCATCTATTGGCATGGGCTTGTACACCGTTATGTGGAACTTTTTAGGCTGGGACAACGCCACCACCTATGCCGAAGAAGTTAAAAACCCCATCAAAACATATCTTGCCTCTACCGGGATAGCCTTTTTAGCCGTCATCATCATTTACTCGTTCACGGTGCTTACAGCGGTGCAATCCGGCATGGATCTTAAAGCCATTACCGCGAACGGATTCCCTGCGCTGGGTGCTTATCTTGGCGGTAACTGGTTAGGCGGGCTGCTTGCCGCTGGTGGAATGGCCTGCACATTAGGTTTGTATTCTGCTGTATTGCTATCCGTATCCAGGGTACCCAAAGTAATGGCCGACGATGGGCTGATGCCCAAAAGGCTCGAAGCACTCCATCTGCGTTATCAATCACCTTACGTCTCCATCATCGTCTGTTCAATTGTAGTGAGCCTGATGATTATACTCTCGTTCACCGACCTGCTCATTATTGATGTCACCTTGTACGGCGCGGGTTTATCTCTTGAGTTTATTTCGCTCATCGTACTGCGTATTAAAGCTCCCAACGAACATCGCCCGTTTAAAATCCCCTTTAAAGTGCCTGGCTTATGCCTGATGATCCTGCTTCCGGTAGCCGTTTACGGCATAGCAGTGGCTGGCGCATTTTCCGAGTCGGAAGAAACACTCAGGCCACTTTTGTTCGCATTCGGCATTATGCTTTCCGCCGAAGTTTTATGGCGTATTATTGTTTGGAAGAAGCCGGAGTTGAAAGCCGTCGCGCGCAATCAAGTATAA